In Haliovirga abyssi, the sequence AGGCTCATTTTTTTTCAAAAAAGGTTGACAAAAGAACTCAAAAGTGGTATAAACTTATCAATGGATATATTTTAATCTACATTCGGTTAAAATTAAAGCGCTTGCCTAGTGCACGAGGCAAGTAAAGTCGTACTTGTGCAGGACAATAAAAGTATAACATTTTTTAAGGAGGATTATTATGAAAAAAAGAACAGTAGAAATTACAAACGAAACAGGTTTACATACCAGACCGGGAAATAAATTTGTGAAATTAGCGAAAAGTTTTGAAAGTGAAATATTGGTGTCTAATGAAAGTGGAAAAGAGGTCAAAGGAACATCTTTATTAAAACTTTTGTCACTAGGAATGAAAAAAGGCTCTTTGATAACTATAGTTGCAAATGGAAAAGATGAAGATAAGGCTGTGGAAGAATTAACAGATTTATTAGGGAATTTAACTGATTAAAAAAAGGAGGACAAATGGAAACAAAGATAGTTGAAGGAATAGGTGCATCTCCCGGAATAGCAATTGGAGAAGTTTTTATTAATGATAATTTAGAACCTATTATTAATCTTTCTAAAATTGAAGAGGATGATATTGAAAGAGAAATAGAAAATTTAAAAAAAGCTCAATTAGAAACAAAAAAGCAACTTTTGGAAATTAAGGAAAAAACTAAAATAAATTTTGGGGAAGAAAAGGCAGAAATATTTG encodes:
- a CDS encoding HPr family phosphocarrier protein yields the protein MKKRTVEITNETGLHTRPGNKFVKLAKSFESEILVSNESGKEVKGTSLLKLLSLGMKKGSLITIVANGKDEDKAVEELTDLLGNLTD